One Lutra lutra chromosome 7, mLutLut1.2, whole genome shotgun sequence DNA window includes the following coding sequences:
- the PATL2 gene encoding protein PAT1 homolog 2 translates to MSPASLHFLWQTLDYLSPVPFRTTFPSASSPARHFGPQLLSPDPAFFCSLPTSWLPSFSLPSHLTQLHPQHQRILQLQQHSRTPSAPAKKPWSQQPDLYVNLMTRKEKDWVIKVQMVQLQSENPHLDDYYYQEYYQKLEKKQTDEELLGRRSKFESLKLVTPYIQKAEAYESVVRIEGSLGQVAVSTCFSPRRAIDAVPHGSQDQETGAASSQRLQVLARIEKMFLQLLEIEGQKDRLPQACSSEQRNNQIEKLFQALKTPEQNTLEEAADGFLQVLSVRKGKALVARLLPLLPQDRAVSLLLAITHHLPLLVRRDVADQALQMLFKPLGKCISHLTFHELLQGLQGLMLFPPGSSERPVTLVLQNQFGISLLYALLSHGEQLVSLESSLEEPSSDHTAWTDMVVLIAWEIAQMPTASLAEPLAFPSNLLPLFCHHVDKPLVQHLEARME, encoded by the exons ATGTCCCCTGCTTCCTTGCACTTTCTGTGGCAG ACGCTGGACTacctttctccagttcctttccGGACTACCTTTCCCAGTGCCAGCTCTCCAGCACGGCACTTTGGACCTCAACTTCTCTCGCCAGACCCAGCTTTCTTCTGCAGCCTGCCAACCTCCTGGCTCCCTAGTTTCAG TCTGCCTAGCCACCTGACCCAGCTCCACCCTCAGCACCAACGGATCCTGCAGCTGCAGCAACACAGTCGAACACCAAG TGCCCCAGCCAAGAAGCCTTGGTCTCAGCAGCCAGACCTCTATGTTAACCTCATGACCCGAAAGGAGAAGGACTGGGTGATTAAAGTACAGATGGTTCAGCTGCAGAGTGAGAACCCCCACCTGGATGACTACTACTATCAG GAATATTATCAGAAACTAGAGAAAAAGCAGACAGATGAAGAGCTACTTGGGCGAAGGAGCAAGTTTGAATCACTCAAGTTGGTAACACCCTACattcagaaggcagaggcttatgaGTCAG TGGTTCGAATTGAGGGTTCCCTGGGCCAAGTAGCTGTATCAACGTGTTTTAGCCCTCGCCGAGCTATTGATGCTGTACCCCATGGATCTCAAGATCAG GAGACAGGAGCTGCAAGCAGTCAGAGGCTTCAAGTGTTGGCCCGGATTGAAAAG ATGTTTCTTCAGTTGCTGGAGATAGAGGGCCAGAAGGACAGGCTGCCACAGGCCTGCTCCTCTGAACAACGGAACAACCAGATTGAGAAGCTCTTCCAAGCCTTAAAGACCCCAGAGCAGAATACTCTGGA GGAGGCAGCAGATGGCTTCCTGCAGGTGCTCTCCGTGAGGAAGGGGAAAGCTCTAGTGGCAaggctgctccctctcctgccccaggatCGAGCTGTTAGCCTTCTTCTGGCAATCACCCACCATTTGCCCCTCCTCGTCAGGAGGGATGTAGCTGATCAG GCTCTACAAATGTTATTCAAACCCCTGGGCAAATGTATCAGTCACTTGACCTTCCATGAGCTCCTCCAAGGACTTCAGGGTCTAATGCTGTTTCCACCTGGATCCTCAGAGAGGCCAGTCACTCTGGTACTTCAGAACCAG TTTGGAATATCTTTGCTCTATGCCCTACTAAGTCACGGGGAGCAGCTGGTATCCCTAGAGTCCTCCCTTGAGGAGCCCAGCAGTGATCATACAGCTTG gaCTGACATGGTGGTTCTGATTGCCTGGGAGATAGCCCAGATGCCAACAGCATCTCTGGCAGAACCCCTAGCCTTCCCCAGCAACCTTCTTCCTCTGTTCTGTCACCATGTGGACAAACCCTTGGTACAGCACCTAGAAGCTAGGATGGAGTAA